From one Catenuloplanes nepalensis genomic stretch:
- a CDS encoding AraC family transcriptional regulator → MSLATPTERAKTAGVLDRTYARAMGIERAAAGMPSRMLVSSAPLGWTSVEAVTYADPPRAEEFSFRPERLMLVLIVSGQFTIERRDRGTWRRDSRGPGSLCVVAPGHDARVRWRATSATPMRSLQLHLSPGAADGACIPDEATLRDPFLSAGAWALLRALDTGGSALYADSIAQALFAQLDLRARATVPPPDGTARPLGARQVEQVTEYMRAHLADDVTVDDLAAVVNVSKFHFIRTFAASTGLTPSRYLRRLRAGTAAELLTATTLPVAAVAAHCGYRSAGQFAAIFRAEHGVSPSAYRSAHGGVGPGHSGNSAISR, encoded by the coding sequence GTGAGCCTGGCCACGCCGACGGAGCGGGCCAAGACGGCGGGGGTCCTCGATCGAACGTACGCTCGAGCGATGGGAATCGAACGAGCGGCGGCGGGCATGCCGTCCCGGATGCTCGTGTCGAGCGCACCCCTGGGCTGGACATCGGTCGAGGCGGTGACGTACGCCGACCCGCCCCGCGCCGAGGAGTTCTCGTTCCGGCCAGAACGGTTGATGCTGGTCCTGATCGTCAGCGGCCAGTTCACGATCGAGCGCCGGGACCGAGGGACCTGGCGCCGCGACTCCCGCGGTCCCGGCTCGCTCTGCGTCGTCGCGCCCGGTCATGACGCTCGCGTGCGCTGGCGGGCCACCTCGGCCACGCCCATGCGGTCGTTGCAGCTGCATCTCTCGCCCGGAGCCGCGGATGGCGCGTGCATCCCGGACGAGGCGACGCTGCGGGACCCGTTCCTGTCGGCCGGCGCCTGGGCGCTTCTGCGTGCGCTGGATACCGGCGGTTCAGCCCTCTACGCCGACTCCATCGCCCAAGCCCTGTTCGCTCAACTCGATCTGCGGGCGCGGGCCACGGTACCGCCTCCGGACGGCACGGCTCGGCCGCTGGGCGCTCGCCAGGTCGAGCAGGTGACCGAGTACATGCGTGCCCACCTGGCCGATGACGTCACCGTCGATGACCTGGCCGCGGTGGTCAACGTCAGCAAATTCCACTTCATCCGTACGTTCGCCGCCAGTACGGGCCTCACCCCGAGCAGGTACCTGCGCCGCCTCCGGGCCGGTACCGCCGCCGAGCTGCTCACCGCCACCACCCTGCCCGTCGCCGCTGTCGCCGCGCACTGCGGCTATCGCAGCGCCGGTCAGTTCGCGGCGATCTTCCGTGCTGAGCACGGCGTGAGCCCGAGCGCCTACCGCAGTGCACACGGCGGCGTGGGCCCGGGCCACTCCGGCAATTCCGCAATCAGCCGGTAG
- a CDS encoding glycoside hydrolase family 27 protein, whose product MRRWKAFLATGVLLLSSAVAATPAHALDNGVGRTPPMGWNTWNTFGCDINETLIRQTADSIVASGMRDLGYQYVVVDDCWMSPNRDANGNLQAEPSRFPSGMKALGDYLHARNLKFGIYQAPLDQTCAQYFDSYPGATGSQGREAQDARQFAAWGVDYLKYDWCSPAGTIDEQVVTFAKMRDALAATGRPILYSINPNSIHAKTGPLRDWGDVANIWRTTEDITLAWDTGQTNGYPMGVKNIVDVNVPLARYAEPGGFNDPDMMEVGRGTLTDTEQRSHFALWAMMAAPLIAGNDVRSMSAATQTILKNPRLIAINQDTLGRQAVQVAGDAGHRVLAKRLANGDVAVALFNSGGTTRTISTTAAAIGKTGASSYSLTDAWTGAVTTTGGTISASVPAHGTVVYRVSGGGTGEPQPPASGGLVSAASGRCLDVPNGNTANGTQPVIWDCNGAANQNWTVTGQTLQALGKCLDAPIGAVAGAKAQLWDCNGGANQQWTLQAGGTIRGNQSGLCLDVDDNQTANGTQVLLWTCTGAANQIWSRR is encoded by the coding sequence ATGAGACGGTGGAAAGCCTTCCTCGCCACAGGAGTCCTGCTGTTGTCGTCCGCTGTCGCGGCGACACCGGCCCACGCCCTTGACAACGGGGTGGGCCGGACGCCGCCGATGGGGTGGAACACCTGGAACACGTTCGGCTGCGACATCAACGAGACGCTGATCCGGCAGACCGCGGACAGCATCGTCGCCTCCGGCATGCGCGACCTCGGCTATCAGTACGTGGTGGTCGACGACTGCTGGATGTCGCCGAACCGGGACGCCAACGGCAACCTCCAGGCCGAGCCGTCGCGCTTCCCGAGCGGCATGAAGGCGCTCGGCGACTACCTGCACGCCCGCAACCTCAAGTTCGGCATCTACCAGGCGCCACTCGACCAGACCTGCGCCCAGTACTTCGACTCCTACCCGGGCGCCACCGGCAGCCAGGGCCGCGAGGCGCAGGACGCCCGGCAGTTCGCCGCCTGGGGCGTCGACTACCTCAAGTACGACTGGTGTTCGCCCGCCGGCACCATCGACGAGCAGGTCGTCACGTTCGCGAAGATGCGCGACGCGCTGGCCGCCACCGGCCGCCCGATCCTCTACAGCATCAACCCCAACAGCATTCACGCCAAGACCGGCCCGCTGCGCGACTGGGGCGACGTGGCCAACATCTGGCGCACCACCGAGGACATCACGCTCGCCTGGGACACCGGCCAGACCAACGGCTACCCGATGGGCGTCAAGAACATCGTCGACGTGAACGTCCCGCTGGCCCGGTACGCCGAACCCGGCGGCTTCAACGACCCGGACATGATGGAGGTCGGCCGCGGCACGCTCACCGACACCGAGCAACGCTCCCACTTCGCGCTGTGGGCGATGATGGCCGCACCGCTGATCGCCGGCAACGACGTGCGGTCGATGTCCGCCGCCACCCAGACGATCCTGAAGAACCCCCGGCTGATCGCGATCAACCAGGACACCCTCGGCCGGCAGGCCGTGCAGGTCGCGGGCGACGCGGGGCACCGGGTGCTCGCCAAACGCCTGGCGAACGGCGATGTCGCGGTGGCGCTGTTCAACTCCGGCGGCACCACCCGGACCATCTCCACCACGGCCGCGGCGATCGGCAAGACCGGCGCGTCGTCCTACTCCCTGACCGACGCGTGGACCGGAGCCGTCACGACCACCGGCGGCACGATCAGCGCGAGCGTGCCCGCGCACGGCACCGTCGTCTACCGCGTCAGCGGCGGTGGCACCGGCGAGCCGCAGCCACCGGCGTCCGGCGGCCTGGTCAGCGCCGCGTCCGGCCGCTGCCTGGACGTGCCGAACGGCAACACCGCCAACGGCACCCAGCCGGTCATCTGGGACTGCAACGGTGCCGCGAACCAGAACTGGACCGTGACCGGGCAGACCCTGCAGGCGCTCGGCAAGTGCCTCGACGCACCGATCGGGGCCGTCGCCGGGGCGAAGGCGCAGCTGTGGGACTGCAACGGCGGTGCCAACCAGCAGTGGACGCTGCAGGCAGGCGGCACCATCCGCGGCAACCAGTCCGGGCTCTGCCTGGACGTCGACGACAACCAGACCGCCAACGGCACGCAGGTGCTGCTGTGGACCTGCACCGGCGCGGCCAACCAGATATGGAGCCGGCGATGA
- a CDS encoding SGNH/GDSL hydrolase family protein encodes MQKLRSVLAAAALAVTATLTAAAPAQAAGVIPGEYVALGDSFASGVGAPPYLPEADPEDPCRNSEHSYPRTWAGRNPGFTLVDMTCSGATIAEVRAEQMSALSGRTTLVTVTVGGNDDGFTDTARTCVLGSDAQCKAATDLGAYVARTTLADALAALYTDIRLRAPRAQILVLGYPRLVDEGTGSCGAIGLSALKRKQITHNADHLAAGIADAAGRAGVRFVEMRLPFIGHEACTPISTEWIHGVSSNVDLAHQTFHPKKHGHAVVYTYMLGAEILKL; translated from the coding sequence ATGCAGAAACTCCGGTCGGTCCTGGCCGCCGCCGCGCTGGCGGTCACCGCCACACTGACGGCCGCCGCACCCGCGCAGGCGGCGGGCGTGATCCCCGGCGAATACGTCGCGCTCGGCGACTCGTTCGCCTCCGGCGTCGGCGCCCCGCCGTACCTGCCCGAAGCCGACCCCGAAGATCCGTGCAGGAACAGCGAGCACAGCTACCCGCGCACCTGGGCGGGCCGCAACCCGGGCTTCACCCTGGTCGACATGACCTGCAGCGGCGCCACCATCGCCGAGGTACGCGCTGAGCAGATGAGCGCGCTCAGCGGCAGGACCACGCTCGTCACGGTCACCGTGGGCGGCAACGACGACGGCTTCACCGACACGGCCCGCACGTGCGTGCTCGGCAGCGACGCCCAGTGCAAGGCCGCCACCGACCTCGGCGCGTACGTGGCGCGGACCACGCTGGCCGACGCCCTGGCCGCGCTCTACACCGACATCCGCCTCCGCGCGCCGCGCGCACAGATCCTGGTGCTCGGCTACCCGCGCCTGGTCGACGAGGGCACCGGCAGCTGCGGCGCGATCGGCCTGAGCGCGCTGAAGCGCAAGCAGATCACGCACAACGCCGACCACCTGGCCGCGGGCATCGCGGACGCGGCCGGCCGGGCCGGGGTGCGGTTCGTCGAGATGCGGCTGCCGTTCATCGGTCACGAGGCCTGCACGCCCATCTCCACCGAGTGGATCCACGGCGTCAGCTCCAACGTCGACCTGGCCCACCAGACGTTCCACCCGAAGAAGCACGGCCACGCCGTCGTCTACACCTACATGCTCGGCGCGGAGATCTTGAAGCTCTGA
- a CDS encoding LysR substrate-binding domain-containing protein, producing the protein MDLTSLSCFIAVAEELHFRRAAQRLHLTQPALSARIRLLEKQVGVCLLERDRQGVLLTPAGQVFLGRARTLLADADFASAEARATERGEVGRLRLGRSLIAFIDAVDVALVALRARYPLIEVEISELPTHSQELALTESQLDVGVLHPPLSRPGIRTAHLGEEPLQLAIPSGHDLSREPGAVLDVRSLDGQVLIFYPRWQGPSLHDRITAYLQAAGARPLFTRATAPLTGAVQLVARGDGCALVTSMIASRPAAGVIFRPLPDDAPRLPVAAAWREGARTPLAEAFVNQLTRVRGRSA; encoded by the coding sequence GTGGACTTGACATCGCTGTCGTGCTTCATAGCCGTCGCTGAGGAGCTGCACTTCCGGCGGGCCGCCCAGCGCCTTCATCTGACGCAGCCGGCGCTGTCAGCTCGGATCCGGCTGCTTGAGAAGCAGGTCGGCGTGTGCCTGCTGGAGCGGGACCGGCAGGGCGTGCTCCTCACCCCAGCCGGCCAGGTGTTTCTCGGCCGCGCACGGACGCTGCTGGCGGACGCCGACTTCGCCTCCGCCGAGGCGCGGGCCACCGAGCGAGGCGAGGTAGGGCGGCTGCGGCTCGGCCGCTCACTGATCGCCTTCATCGATGCCGTCGACGTCGCGCTCGTCGCACTGCGGGCCCGGTACCCGCTCATCGAGGTCGAGATCTCCGAGCTGCCCACCCACTCGCAGGAGCTGGCGCTCACCGAGTCTCAGCTCGACGTGGGCGTGCTGCATCCGCCGCTGAGCCGCCCTGGGATCAGGACGGCTCACCTCGGTGAGGAGCCGCTACAGCTTGCGATTCCGTCCGGCCACGACCTGTCCCGGGAGCCGGGCGCCGTCCTCGACGTCCGGTCCCTCGACGGCCAAGTGCTGATCTTCTATCCCCGCTGGCAGGGCCCGTCCCTGCACGACCGGATCACCGCCTACCTCCAGGCGGCCGGTGCGCGGCCCCTGTTCACCCGCGCGACCGCCCCGCTCACCGGCGCCGTGCAACTGGTCGCGCGGGGAGACGGCTGCGCCCTGGTCACATCCATGATCGCGAGCCGCCCGGCCGCCGGGGTGATATTCCGGCCGCTGCCCGACGACGCGCCACGCCTGCCGGTGGCCGCCGCCTGGCGGGAGGGTGCCCGTACCCCTCTGGCCGAGGCCTTCGTCAATCAGCTCACCCGCGTCCGAGGCCGTTCGGCGTGA
- a CDS encoding RICIN domain-containing protein: MPKKHLFALVASFLLVTATLFSPTPAAASSARPATEWYANNYNGECIDDSIEFRLRTFPCNGLAFQQWIPHRWPDGSFELRNNATQRCIDDSTTNGVRIFGCNGLTYQRWYIRSVGGGMFYWQNQTTGACLTALDNHVLRGVGCGEAGNRQFWY, encoded by the coding sequence ATGCCCAAGAAGCATCTCTTCGCCCTGGTTGCGAGCTTTCTGCTCGTCACCGCGACCCTTTTCTCCCCGACGCCCGCGGCCGCCTCCTCAGCAAGGCCGGCAACCGAGTGGTACGCCAACAACTACAACGGCGAGTGCATCGACGACAGCATCGAGTTCCGGCTCCGGACCTTTCCCTGCAACGGCCTGGCCTTCCAGCAGTGGATCCCGCACCGCTGGCCCGACGGCAGCTTCGAGCTTCGTAACAACGCGACGCAGCGCTGCATCGACGACAGCACCACGAACGGCGTGCGCATCTTCGGCTGCAACGGGCTGACCTACCAGCGCTGGTACATCAGGTCGGTCGGCGGCGGGATGTTCTATTGGCAGAACCAGACCACCGGCGCCTGCCTCACCGCGCTCGACAACCACGTCCTCAGAGGCGTCGGCTGCGGCGAAGCGGGCAACCGCCAGTTCTGGTACTGA
- a CDS encoding glycosyl hydrolase, translated as MTAVVVIATLFVPTAARGVTTTIQDTAHGLGKGQVQFSAGWHPCTTTCGKAADNSYRWTADPGSIGIVRFTGSQITLFGVKEPWANIAAVTIDGAAPVDVDFYAATQSGATVEVYRSPQLTAGDHVLILTMTNRRNPASTGGNSITFDRADVDSGDVPGEPPAFWLSGGSRNTNTDEARQEWAAMRGRPVDLMTVYTNRGSSWAGFVDSHAITGQPAAYTDKSLTLLIQTPPFPEGVGATYAALVNGSYDTYWRQIGTLLKNRQDQGFAPVILSIGWEMNAEFMYWGGGPGDSRHYSSPAQYIAGYRRIVSQLRVTYPQVHTAWTINAHATPSAVGTTDAAALYPGDDVVTYIGTDDYDHYPAAPTRAAFDARANANGGLYWIGDLAQSHGKQVLVPEWGVAPGSGVNGSGDNADYVQWMFDTFSAWHAQGRLRGEFYFADPCGAGNVDSDLIACNPNSRARYAALW; from the coding sequence GTGACAGCCGTCGTGGTGATCGCGACGCTCTTCGTCCCGACGGCGGCGCGGGGAGTGACGACGACGATCCAGGATACGGCGCACGGCCTCGGCAAGGGGCAGGTCCAGTTCTCCGCTGGCTGGCACCCGTGCACGACCACGTGCGGCAAGGCCGCGGACAACAGTTACCGCTGGACGGCCGACCCCGGGTCGATCGGAATCGTCCGGTTCACCGGCAGCCAGATCACCCTCTTCGGCGTCAAGGAGCCGTGGGCGAACATCGCCGCCGTGACGATCGACGGGGCCGCTCCGGTCGACGTCGACTTCTACGCCGCCACGCAGAGCGGCGCAACGGTGGAGGTGTACCGGTCGCCTCAGCTCACCGCGGGCGACCACGTACTGATCCTGACCATGACGAACCGCCGGAATCCCGCGTCCACGGGTGGGAACTCGATCACCTTCGACCGGGCTGACGTAGACAGCGGGGACGTTCCGGGCGAACCTCCCGCGTTCTGGCTGTCCGGCGGTTCCCGTAACACCAACACCGACGAGGCGCGGCAGGAGTGGGCCGCCATGCGCGGACGCCCGGTCGACCTCATGACGGTCTACACCAACCGGGGCAGTAGCTGGGCCGGCTTCGTCGACTCCCACGCGATCACCGGGCAGCCCGCCGCGTACACCGACAAGTCCTTGACCCTGCTCATTCAGACCCCGCCGTTCCCGGAGGGCGTCGGCGCCACCTATGCGGCACTGGTGAACGGCTCCTACGACACCTACTGGCGGCAGATCGGCACCCTGTTGAAGAACCGGCAGGACCAAGGATTCGCGCCGGTCATCCTGAGCATCGGCTGGGAGATGAACGCCGAGTTCATGTACTGGGGCGGCGGGCCCGGCGACAGCCGGCACTACTCCAGCCCGGCACAGTACATCGCTGGATACCGGCGGATCGTCTCGCAGCTGCGGGTGACGTACCCACAGGTGCATACCGCTTGGACGATCAACGCGCACGCGACGCCGTCCGCGGTCGGCACGACGGACGCGGCCGCGCTCTACCCGGGCGACGACGTGGTGACCTACATCGGCACCGACGACTACGACCACTACCCGGCGGCGCCGACCAGAGCGGCCTTCGACGCTCGGGCGAACGCCAACGGCGGGCTTTATTGGATCGGCGATCTCGCCCAGTCGCACGGCAAACAGGTGCTCGTGCCAGAGTGGGGAGTCGCGCCCGGATCGGGCGTCAACGGTAGTGGCGACAACGCCGACTACGTTCAGTGGATGTTCGACACGTTCTCCGCCTGGCACGCGCAGGGCCGCCTCAGGGGCGAGTTCTACTTCGCCGACCCCTGCGGAGCCGGCAACGTCGACTCCGACCTGATCGCCTGCAACCCGAACTCCCGGGCCCGTTACGCCGCCCTCTGGTAA
- a CDS encoding spermidine synthase encodes MHPRFAELGWASTRIGEVSLRRRLEPTTNTEVYEVKLGDEYLMSSMFTVAEEELARLALAALPNIPCDVVVGGLGLGYTARTVLADDRVRSLIVVEALAPVIDWHRRELLPDARTLTSDPRTTLLEGDFFGLLRDGTGFDTATPDRRFDAILVDIDHSPVNVLDPAHADLYTPAGLDRLGDRLRPGGVFGLWSDDVPEETFLSMLRQSFATAAAHVVTFANPLTTGRSANTVYLASKAGGPGSGPAASGGDTVPSRRGAA; translated from the coding sequence ATGCACCCGCGATTCGCCGAACTCGGCTGGGCATCGACACGCATCGGCGAGGTCAGCCTGCGGCGGCGCCTCGAGCCCACCACCAATACCGAGGTGTACGAGGTCAAGCTCGGCGACGAGTACCTCATGTCCAGCATGTTCACGGTCGCCGAGGAGGAACTGGCCCGGCTCGCGCTGGCCGCCCTGCCGAATATCCCCTGCGATGTCGTGGTCGGCGGCCTGGGCCTCGGCTACACCGCGCGGACGGTCCTCGCCGACGACCGGGTCCGCTCGCTGATCGTGGTCGAGGCGCTGGCACCGGTGATCGACTGGCATCGGCGGGAGTTGCTCCCGGACGCACGCACGCTCACCTCCGATCCTCGCACCACGCTCCTGGAGGGTGACTTCTTCGGGCTGCTGCGCGACGGCACGGGTTTCGACACGGCCACGCCGGACCGGCGCTTCGACGCCATCCTGGTCGACATCGACCACTCACCCGTCAACGTCCTGGACCCCGCCCACGCCGACCTGTACACCCCCGCGGGGCTGGACCGGCTCGGCGACCGGCTGCGCCCCGGCGGAGTGTTCGGCCTGTGGTCCGACGACGTCCCCGAGGAGACCTTCCTGTCCATGCTCCGGCAGAGTTTCGCCACGGCGGCCGCCCACGTGGTGACCTTCGCCAACCCGCTGACCACCGGCCGGTCCGCCAACACCGTCTACCTCGCGAGCAAGGCCGGCGGCCCGGGTTCCGGGCCGGCCGCCTCCGGCGGCGACACGGTGCCCAGCCGGCGCGGGGCCGCGTAA
- a CDS encoding zinc-dependent alcohol dehydrogenase, producing MRAMVYRGPYRVRVEEKDRPAIEHPNDAIVRVTRAAICGSDLHLYHGMMPDTRVGTTFGHEFVGVVDEVGSSVQRLKPGDRVMVPFNIFCGTCFFCARGLYSNCHNVNPNATAVGGIYGYSHTTGGYDGGQAEYVRVPFADVGPSLIPEWLDDDDAVLLTDALATGYFGAQLGDIAEGDVVVVFGAGPVGLYAAKSAWLMGAGRVIVIDHLDYRLAKARTFAHAETLNFTEYDDIVVQMKKMTDHLGADVAIDAVGAEADGNLLQHVTGAKLKLQGGSPVALNWAIDSVRKGGTVSVMGAYGPVFSAIKFGDAVNKGLTLRMNQCPVKRQWPRLFEHIRNGYLKPSELITHRIPLEHIAEGYHIFSAKLDGCIKPLIVPTAA from the coding sequence ATGCGAGCAATGGTCTACCGCGGTCCCTACCGGGTGCGGGTGGAGGAGAAGGACCGCCCGGCGATCGAGCATCCCAACGACGCGATCGTGCGGGTGACCCGGGCCGCCATCTGCGGCTCCGACCTGCACCTCTACCACGGGATGATGCCGGACACCCGGGTCGGGACGACGTTCGGGCACGAGTTCGTGGGCGTGGTCGACGAGGTCGGGTCCTCGGTGCAGCGGCTGAAGCCGGGCGACCGGGTGATGGTCCCGTTCAACATCTTCTGCGGCACCTGTTTCTTCTGTGCCCGCGGGCTCTACTCCAACTGCCACAACGTCAACCCGAACGCGACCGCGGTCGGCGGCATCTACGGCTACTCTCACACGACCGGCGGATATGACGGCGGTCAGGCCGAGTACGTACGGGTGCCGTTCGCGGATGTCGGGCCGAGCCTGATCCCGGAGTGGCTGGACGACGACGACGCGGTGCTGCTCACCGACGCGCTCGCGACCGGCTACTTCGGCGCGCAGCTGGGTGACATCGCCGAGGGTGACGTGGTGGTGGTCTTCGGCGCCGGGCCGGTCGGCCTGTACGCCGCCAAGTCGGCCTGGCTGATGGGCGCCGGCCGGGTGATCGTCATCGACCACCTCGACTACCGGCTGGCGAAGGCGCGCACGTTCGCGCACGCCGAGACGCTCAACTTCACCGAGTACGACGACATCGTGGTGCAGATGAAGAAGATGACCGACCACCTCGGCGCGGACGTGGCGATCGACGCGGTCGGCGCCGAGGCCGACGGCAACCTGCTCCAGCACGTGACGGGCGCCAAACTCAAGCTGCAGGGCGGCTCACCCGTCGCGCTGAACTGGGCCATCGACTCGGTACGCAAGGGCGGCACCGTCTCGGTGATGGGCGCCTACGGCCCGGTGTTCAGCGCGATCAAGTTCGGTGACGCGGTCAACAAGGGACTGACCCTGCGGATGAACCAGTGTCCGGTGAAACGGCAGTGGCCGCGCCTTTTCGAGCACATCCGCAACGGCTACCTCAAGCCCAGCGAGCTGATCACGCACCGGATCCCGCTGGAGCACATCGCCGAGGGCTACCACATCTTCTCGGCGAAGCTCGACGGCTGCATCAAACCGCTCATCGTCCCGACCGCGGCCTAG
- a CDS encoding glycoside hydrolase family 3 N-terminal domain-containing protein, translated as MVDPEVPLRTPNQPVAAVLKHFVGNEQELDRATSLSNIDSRTLHQVYNLPFEIADDIGQPAGVMCGYNQLNGTYSCENPALLTTYLRQEMGFDGFVVTDNGSQHSTAASLNAGLDQELSLPLYFTPANLHAALDAGDITEAQIRAAALRVVRAKFANGAFDHRASTIARSGRAGERDDRGGEGCDQLIGPVERGSCPDLPKSGRPLPRLRWRIR; from the coding sequence GTGGTTGACCCGGAGGTCCCGCTTCGCACGCCGAACCAGCCGGTAGCGGCCGTGCTCAAGCACTTCGTGGGCAACGAGCAGGAACTCGACCGAGCCACGAGCTTGTCGAACATCGACTCCCGAACACTGCACCAGGTCTACAACCTGCCGTTCGAGATCGCCGACGACATCGGCCAGCCCGCCGGAGTGATGTGTGGCTACAACCAGCTCAACGGCACCTACTCCTGCGAGAACCCGGCCCTTCTGACCACGTACCTCCGGCAGGAGATGGGCTTCGACGGGTTCGTCGTGACGGACAACGGGTCGCAGCACTCGACTGCCGCGTCCCTGAACGCGGGGCTGGATCAGGAACTCAGCCTGCCGCTCTACTTCACCCCGGCCAACCTGCATGCCGCACTCGACGCCGGTGACATCACCGAGGCCCAGATCCGCGCGGCGGCATTGCGCGTCGTGCGCGCCAAGTTCGCCAACGGCGCCTTCGACCACCGTGCGTCGACGATCGCGCGCAGCGGCCGTGCCGGCGAGCGTGACGACCGCGGCGGCGAAGGCTGCGATCAGCTCATCGGCCCGGTCGAACGAGGAAGCTGTCCGGATCTGCCGAAGAGCGGACGGCCGCTACCGCGCCTGCGGTGGCGCATCCGGTAG
- a CDS encoding alpha/beta hydrolase: protein MLRHISIPRGPFALAGDLHLPDDVDEAAEPLRAVVLSTPGSSVKEQIGANYASRLATHGIAALVFDPSHQGQSGGEPRDLEDPYRRSEDISYAIDALSTVPGIDPRRIGVLGICAGGGYAIHTARTDHRIRAVGAVDPGEIGASFRGFQPDGPAAALDAMAQARIEEGRTGELTRRQWLPDTMAEAEESGVTDIDLLQAIRYYRTERGQNEHSTNRRLSRGDALLIGFDAFHLVDQLMTQPLELILAEHLEGTGFDTAGERLWQLAPNPIDRMVIKGARHYEMYDVPEYVDPAVERLAGFYHAHL from the coding sequence ATGCTCCGGCACATCTCGATCCCGCGCGGGCCGTTCGCGCTCGCGGGTGATCTTCACCTGCCCGATGACGTCGACGAGGCAGCCGAGCCGCTGCGCGCCGTGGTGCTGTCGACGCCGGGCAGCAGCGTCAAGGAGCAGATCGGCGCCAACTACGCGTCGCGGCTCGCCACCCACGGCATCGCGGCGCTCGTCTTCGATCCCTCCCACCAGGGCCAGAGCGGCGGCGAACCCCGCGACCTCGAGGACCCCTACCGGCGCAGCGAGGACATCTCCTACGCCATCGACGCGCTCAGCACGGTCCCCGGCATCGACCCGCGGCGCATCGGCGTGCTGGGCATCTGCGCCGGTGGCGGCTACGCGATCCACACCGCGCGCACCGATCACCGCATCAGGGCCGTCGGCGCCGTCGACCCCGGCGAGATCGGCGCCTCCTTCCGCGGTTTCCAGCCCGACGGGCCCGCCGCGGCCCTGGACGCCATGGCCCAGGCCCGCATCGAGGAGGGCCGCACCGGTGAGCTGACCCGCCGGCAGTGGCTGCCCGACACCATGGCCGAGGCCGAGGAGTCCGGAGTCACCGACATCGACCTGCTGCAGGCGATCAGGTACTACCGCACCGAACGCGGCCAGAACGAGCACTCGACGAATCGCCGGCTCTCCCGCGGCGACGCCCTGCTGATCGGCTTCGACGCCTTCCACCTGGTAGACCAGCTGATGACCCAGCCGCTGGAGCTCATCCTGGCCGAGCACCTCGAGGGCACCGGCTTCGACACCGCCGGCGAACGGCTGTGGCAGTTGGCCCCCAACCCCATCGACCGGATGGTGATCAAGGGTGCCCGGCACTACGAGATGTACGACGTACCCGAGTACGTCGACCCGGCCGTCGAACGGCTCGCCGGTTTCTACCACGCCCACCTCTGA
- a CDS encoding ester cyclase translates to MNERDLRNWFGRYVTALNRHEFGGMDEFIDDEVLLDGNPGTRDDVVVALRGIVDAVPDFRWEVKEVAIDRDRFAVRAANTGTPVKEWLGVPATGKSFEINEFVVYTVAEGRFVKMTNLHDSAELRRQLTA, encoded by the coding sequence ATGAACGAGCGCGATCTGCGGAACTGGTTCGGGCGGTACGTCACGGCGCTCAACCGCCACGAGTTCGGCGGCATGGACGAGTTCATCGACGACGAGGTTCTGCTGGACGGCAATCCCGGCACGCGCGACGACGTCGTCGTCGCGCTGCGGGGCATCGTGGACGCCGTGCCCGACTTCCGCTGGGAGGTCAAGGAGGTGGCGATCGACCGTGACCGCTTCGCGGTGCGTGCGGCCAACACCGGCACCCCGGTCAAGGAGTGGCTCGGGGTCCCGGCCACCGGCAAGTCCTTCGAAATCAACGAGTTCGTCGTCTACACGGTCGCAGAGGGGCGATTCGTGAAGATGACGAACCTGCACGACTCGGCCGAGCTGCGCCGGCAGCTGACCGCCTGA